The Girardinichthys multiradiatus isolate DD_20200921_A chromosome 6, DD_fGirMul_XY1, whole genome shotgun sequence genome window below encodes:
- the en2b gene encoding homeobox protein engrailed-2b translates to MEENVQREPPRPKSSGEVSNQAVLPLLQQPGNQQSNRVTNFYIDNILRPDFGRKRKKGICVQGGYSLEGRGELSGRKPSKTDSKHSGTGGRVSDHQHPETEASGPELKACESGRGDSCRSPENSEAPAAPAAPAAKPMLWPAWVYCTRYSDRPSSGPRSRKPKKEPTPSKEDKRPRTAFSSEQLQRLKAEFQKNRYLTEQRRQSLALELSLNESQIKIWFQNKRAKIKKASGNKNSLAQHLMAQGLYNHSTGSEVRSDSD, encoded by the exons atggaGGAAAATGTTCAACGAGAACCCCCGCGCCCAAAGAGCTCTGGAGAGGTGTCCAACCAGGCCGTACTGCCTCTCCTGCAGCAGCCTGGGAATCAGCAGTCCAACAGGGTCACTAACTTCTACATCGACAACATCTTAAGGCCGGACTTCGGCcgaaagagaaagaaaggcaTCTGTGTTCAGGGGGGATACAGCCTGGAGGGACGGGGCGAACTGTCAGGGAGAAAACCTTCCAAAACTGACTCAAAGCACAGTGGGACAGGAGGAAGGGTGTCTGACCACCAGCACCCAGAGACTGAGGCGAGTGGTCCCGAACTGAAAGCCTGTGAATCAGGCCGAGGGGACTCCTGCCGCAGCCCCGAGAACAGTGAAGCTCCGGCGGCTCCTGCAGCCCCTGCAGCCAAGCCGATGCTGTGGCCGGCCTGGGTTTATTGTACCAGGTACTCCGATCGGCCTTCATCAG GGCCCAGATCCCGCAAACCAAAGAAAGAGCCGACCCCGAGCAAGGAGGACAAGCGGCCCCGGACGGCCTTCAGTAGCGAGCAACTGCAGCGGCTGAAAGCGGAGTTCCAGAAGAACCGCTACCTCACCGAGCAACGGAGGCAGAGTCTGGCCTTGGAGCTCAGTCTCAACGAGTCTCAGATCAAAATCTGGTTCCAGAACAAACGAGCCAAAATCAAAAAGGCCTCTGGGAATAAAAACTCTCTGGCGCAGCACCTGATGGCGCAGGGACTGTACAACCACTCCACCGGCAGTGAGGTCCGCTCCGACAGCGACTGA